One Diabrotica virgifera virgifera chromosome 3, PGI_DIABVI_V3a genomic window carries:
- the LOC126882686 gene encoding uncharacterized protein LOC126882686, producing the protein MTDGNTSANTSASVDRISVKIPPFWPNDPEIWFLQVENQFTLANITSDATKFNYIVANLDTAYILEVRDIIVSPPATERYAKVKSELIKRLSASQQQKIKRLLEHEELGDRRPSQFLRHLQSLAGTTVPDNIVRSLWLGRLPASTQAILATQAKASLDAVAELADTISEAIAPRAQISEASNALECTIEKLTAELAEMKIQLSSLSNAQAQANIPSQPQQLKTKTIS; encoded by the coding sequence ATGACGGACGGTAATACCAGTGCCAACACTAGTGCTTCAGTCGATCGGATTTCAGTTAAAATCCCACCTTTCTGGCCCAACGATCCCGAAATATGGTTCCTGCAAGTAGAAAACCAATTTACACTGGCAAATATAACAAGTGACGCAACCAAATTCAACTATATAGTTGCCAATTTAGACACAGCCTACATATTAGAAGTTAGGGACATCATTGTTTCACCACCAGCCACAGAGAGGTATGCAAAAGTAAAATCAGAATTAATTAAGAGACTTAGTGCATCACAGcaacaaaagattaaaagacTACTCGAACATGAAGAATTGGGCGATCGAAGACCTTCGCAGTTCTTACGACATTTACAGTCTTTAGCAGGCACAACGGTACCGGACAATATTGTAAGGTCTCTGTGGTTAGGTAGACTGCCAGCGTCTACACAGGCTATTCTAGCTACTCAAGCTAAAGCTAGTTTGGACGCAGTTGCCGAGCTAGCTGACACAATATCTGAAGCGATAGCTCCTAGGGCCCAAATTTCAGAAGCTTCTAACGCTCTTGAATGTACCATAGAGAAATTGACAGCCGAATTAGCTGAAATGAAAATCCAGCTATCTAGCTTGTCAAATGCTCAAGCACAAGCTAACATACCGTCGCAACCGCAGCAACTTAAGACGAAGACCATATCCTAG